The Cognaticolwellia beringensis genome segment CGCTTTAAAAGGAAAGTTTTCGGGCGGTCCGGTTGGCTTTAAATTAGAAGCCGCTATTCAATTGATTAAAGATTTACCCGTGGAAATATTATCGGGTACTTTTATCAAAAAAGCGCTAACACGCAGCCAAGTCGATATTGATTTTCGTGATACCGGTTTAAAGCAATATCAGGAAAGTGCATTCGAAACGGTGTTTGCTTTTTTTGAAGGTAGTATGTATTTACAATAATATTGCACTGTATTGATAGATTTAAAAAGGGTCGCTATTTAGCGACCCTTTTGTATTTATGATGTATAAAATTTACTTACTCGATAAGCCTCGACGCTCAAGTAAAGGTTCTACTTTAGGGTCTTGGCCTCTAAAGCGACGGTACATAATTGTAGGGTCGTCTGTACCACCACTTTCTAATACATGCTTACGGTATAAGTCAGCGGTTTTTTGATCGAATATGCCATTCTCTTTAAAAGCTAACCAGGTGTCAGCGTCATAGATATTTGACCATATATAGCCGTAATACCCCGCAGAATAACCACCAGAAAAGATATGTGAGTAATAGCCTGTTTTATATCTTGGTGCTATTTGCGCTATCAAACCTATTTCTTTCAAGACATTTTTTTCAAAAGCATTAGCATCTTGCAGCTCAGCTGTTTCTAATGAATGCCAGCTCATATCAAGCAGTGCTGCAGCTAAATATTCTGTAGTACCAAAACCTTGATTGAATTTTCCTGAAGCTTGAATTTTTTCAACAAGGGCCTGTGGAATAACTTCACCGGTTTGATAGTGTTTAGCAAAATTGGCTAAAACTTCCGGCTCTGTCATCCAGTTTTCCATTACTTGTGAAGGATATTCAACATAATCTCTTGGTAATGATGTACCGGTTTGAGAACGGTAATAGCCATCAGATAATAAGCCTTGAATAGCATGACCAAATTC includes the following:
- a CDS encoding DUF3010 family protein; this encodes MKICGVELKGNDAIICIMSRENGLYDIPNTRVQKISLVDAGDAEQVQGFQFAFAKLMEDYKVEKVVIRGRALKGKFSGGPVGFKLEAAIQLIKDLPVEILSGTFIKKALTRSQVDIDFRDTGLKQYQESAFETVFAFFEGSMYLQ